A stretch of the Lolium perenne isolate Kyuss_39 chromosome 3, Kyuss_2.0, whole genome shotgun sequence genome encodes the following:
- the LOC139837488 gene encoding uncharacterized protein → MKQRKTPHPQTGSIWVSPQSETQCTSYVSKFKQKYDEGANPEAEDFDPEVAVLAEEGMKHGRLWLGDGCVDPATVPSLRQIRRGRKSGQPQVETRPLASDLAVERLRAEMTAKEQAAQEQRAQMEQQILDYQQHQTQMMQQMQQQQQIIQQHQAQMNWLMSQTSLSSPPGSLPLPP, encoded by the exons atgaagcaaaggaagacgccgcATCCTCAGACGGGGTCCATATGGGTTAgcccgcaatccgagacccagtgtACGTCGTATGTCTCgaagttcaagcagaagtacgACGAGGGCGCcaacccagaggccgaggactttgaccctgaggttgcggtgcttgcggAAGAAGGcatgaagcatggccgcctatggcttggtgacgggtgcgtcgacccagcgactgttccctctctccgccagatccgtcgtggtcgtaagagcggccagcctcAGGTAGAGACCCGGCCACtggcttcggatctagctgtcgagcggttacgg gcggagatgacagcaaaggagcaggcggcccaggagcaaaGGGCGCAGATGGAGCAGCAGATTCTGGACTACCAGCAGCACCAGACacagatgatgcagcagatgcaacagcagcagcagatcATCCAGCAGCACCAGGCACAGATGAACTGGCTGATGAGCCAGACCAgtctgtcttctccaccggggagtcttcctcttcctccttaa